ACGTGCTCCTGCTGGTGTTTGTCTTCATACCGGCCCTCGCCGTACTGGGATTCTGCTTCAAGGGATTCTTCACGCTGGAACCGAACGAAGCCAGCGTGCTGACGCTGTTCGGCAAATACACGGGGACGGTGAGGGAGCAGGGATTCTGGTGGGTGAATCCCCTCAACAGCAAGGCGAAGATCTCCCTTCGAGCCAGGAATTTCGACAGCGAGCGACTGAAGGTAAACGACAAAAACGGAAACCCGATCGAAATCTCAGCCGTCGTGGTCTGGCGCGTGGAAGATACGGCCCAGGCGAGTTTCGATGTGGACGACTTTGTCGAGTACATACAGGTACAGTCCGAATCGGCCATCCGCCACCTGGCCACCAGCTACCCCTATGACCTGACCGAGGGAGAGACCGCCAGCCTGAGGTCGTCCATAGAGGAAGTGTCCGAAGCCCTCGGCAACGAAATACGGGAACGGGTCGGCGCGGCCGGGGTTTCGGTATCGGAAGCACGGATCAACCACCTGGCCTACGCCCCCGAAATCGCGCAGGTGATGCTGCAGCGGCAGCAGGCCGATGCCATCATCGCCGCCCGTCAGAAGATCGTGGACGGCGCGGTGGGCATGGTGGAAATGGCCCTTGAAAGGCTGAAGGACCAGCATGTGGTCGATCTGG
This is a stretch of genomic DNA from Gemmatimonadota bacterium. It encodes these proteins:
- a CDS encoding SPFH domain-containing protein, with protein sequence MSVRDVLLLVFVFIPALAVLGFCFKGFFTLEPNEASVLTLFGKYTGTVREQGFWWVNPLNSKAKISLRARNFDSERLKVNDKNGNPIEISAVVVWRVEDTAQASFDVDDFVEYIQVQSESAIRHLATSYPYDLTEGETASLRSSIEEVSEALGNEIRERVGAAGVSVSEARINHLAYAPEIAQVMLQRQQADAIIAARQKIVDGAVGMVEMALERLKDQHVVDLDEERKAAMVSNLLTVLCSESSTQPIVNTGSLY